A genomic segment from Zonotrichia albicollis isolate bZonAlb1 chromosome 19, bZonAlb1.hap1, whole genome shotgun sequence encodes:
- the TMC6 gene encoding transmembrane channel-like protein 6, translating into MSQPPSITLHVPEGSESDGQEPSPDNERALHTSFHQLILEQSSLIEAGLELEMQEMTRESPAYLAVPDACAMAWPEPRQGEEHPSHSSASLQILASMPSRTIGRSLGAIISQYCNRTARLRRRSVRPPLQQLCRTARPSLRHYDLESDPSRATLQEKRCLLVKELLSLSPSQCSHMLLTMPLSLAEKRILRRQLSGQRGPVRPRAQRWDPFSPCAWSRVCVGLGCRGLWYRLLSLLRAAQPGHYALKQIGGRFGSSVLSYFLFLKTLLMLNFCSFFILLAFVVVLQAVYPAASVSPQPFTGLELLTGAGHFTHSLLYYGYYSNATLNDPCASTPEGSVCPLPAPLLPYNLPLAYLFSVGASFLVTCILLVYSVSCSFRESVKSATGDLAIKVFCAWDFKVIQRRSVKLQCENICTQLKELLAERRSRCRSQSRCQRLRHGLVVLLAWLLALGWVSGCVLAVHYLVEHMHTVRQEQQAQGSGRWQQEAVLLVLPLVVSLLNALMPHLFNLLAMWEKQDSPVTQVSVAIFRNLILKVVILSLLCYHWLSRSVICSTEECWETCVGQELYRFMVMDFIFTLLDTLFGELIWRLILEKRLKTKQRPEFDIARNVLELIYGQTLTWLGILFAPLLPAVQMLKLLLLFYIKKTSLLRNCQSPSKPWQASRMSTVFITLLCFPSFLGAAAFLSYTVWSMQPSETCGPFRGLETIYKSGKRWVLVLEQSNPNITWFAWVYQHLLENTCLLFFMSVALIAVIYFNIQVVRGRQKVICLLQEQIANEGKDKLFLMEKLRSVYKYRGRRS; encoded by the exons AGTCCCCAGCCTACCTGGCTGTTCCAGACGCCTGTGCCATGGCCTGGCCAGAGCCCAGGCAAGGTGAGGAGCACCCCAGCCACTCCTCTGCCTCCCTGCAGATCCTGGCCAGCATGCCCAGCCGCACCATCG GACGCAGCCTCGGGGCCATCATCTCGCAGTACTGCAACCGCACGGCGCGGCTGCGGCGCCGGAGCGTCCGCccgcccctgcagcagctctgccgcACGGCACGGCCCAGCCTGCGCCACTACGACCTGGAGAGCGACCCCAGCAGGGCCACGCTGCAAG AGAAGCGGTGCCTGCTGGTGAAGGAGCTGCTGAGCCTCTCGCCCAGCCAGTGCAGCCACATGCTGCTCACCATGCCCCTCAGCCTGGCGGAGAAACGCATCCTCCG GCGGCAGCTGAGCGGGCAGAGGGGCCCCGTGAGGCCGCGCGCCCAGCGTTGGGACCCCTTCTCACCCTGTGCGTGGTCCAGGGTCTGCGTCGGCCTC ggctgccgagGTCTCTGGTAcaggctcctgtccctgctccgcgctgcccagcctgggcactaTGCCCTGAAGCAGATTGGTGGCCGCTTTGGCTCCAGTGTCCTGTCCTACTTCCTCTTTCTCAAGACACTCCTTATGTTGAACTTCTGTTCATTCTTCATCCTGCTGGCCTTCGTGGTGGTCCTGCAGGCCGTGTACCCCGCTGCATCAGTGAGCCCCCAGCCCTTcactgggctggagctgctcacaggAGCG GGCCACTTCACTCACTCGCTGCTGTACTACGGCTACTACAGCAACGCCACCCTGAACGACCCCTGCGCCTCCACTCCTGAGGGCAGCGTgtgccccctcccagcccccctGCTCCCCTACAACCTGCCACTGGCCTACCTGTTCAGTGTTGGGGCCTCCTTCCTTGTCACCTGCATCCTGCTGGTGTACAG CGTGTCCTGCTCTTTTCGGGAGAGCGTGAAGAGCGCCACGGGGGACTTGGCCATCAAGGTCTTCTGTGCCTGGGACTTCAAGGTGATCCAGAGGCGCTCGGTGAAGCTGCAGTGCGAGAACAtctgcacccagctgaag gagctgctggcagagcgCCGCTCCCGCTGCCGCTCCCAGAGCCGCTGCCAGCGCCTGCGGCACgggctggtggtgctgctggcctggctgctggcGCTGGGCTGGGTGTCGGGCTGCGTGCTGGCTGTGCACTACCTCGTGGAGCACATGCACACG GTTCGGCAGGAGCAGCAAGCACAGGGCAGTGGCAGATGGCAGCAAGAAGCCGTTCTGCTGGTCCTGCCCCTTGTGGTGTCCCTCCTCAATGCCTTGATGCCCCACCTGTTCAACCTGCTGGCCATGTGGGAGAAGCAGGACTCCCCAGTGACACAGGTCTCCGTGGCCATCTTCAG gaACCTCATCCTGAAGGTGGTGATTCTCAGCCTGCTGTGCTACCACTGGCTCAGCCGGAGCGTTATCTGCTCGACAGAGGAG tgctgggagacGTGTGTGGGGCAGGAGCTGTATCGCTTCATGGTGATGGATTTCATTTTCACCCTGCTGGACACGCTCTTCGGGGAGCTCATCTGGAG GCTGATTCTGGAGAAGAGGCTGAAGACAAAGCAGAGGCCGGAGTTTGACATCGCCCGAAATGTGCTGGAGCTGATCTATGGGCAGACCCTGACCTG gctgggcaTTCTCTTCGCTCCGCTCCTGCCAGCCGTGCAGatgctgaagctgctgctgctgttctatATCAAAAAG ACCAGCCTGCTGCGGAACTGCCAGTCCCCCAGCAAGCCCTGGCAGGCCTCACGCATGAGCACCGTGTTCATCACTCTGCTGtgcttcccttccttcctgggTGCAGCTGCCTTCCTCTCCTACACCGTCTGGTC GATGCAGCCATCAGAAACCTGCGGCCCCTTCCGGGGGCTGGAAACCATCTACAAGTCAGGGAAGAGGtgggtgctggtgctggagcagtCCAACCCCAACATCACCTGGTTTGCCTGGGTCTACCAGCACCTGCTGGAGAACACATGCCTGCTGTTCTTCATGTCTGTGGCCCTGAT AGCTGTGATCTACTTCAACATCCAGGTGGTGAGAGGCCGCCAGAAGGTCAtctgcctgctgcaggagcagattGCCAAC GAAGGGAAGGATAAGCTATTCCTCATGGAGAAGCTCCGCTCCGTGTACAAGTACAGAGGCAGGCGCTCCTGA